In Capillimicrobium parvum, a genomic segment contains:
- a CDS encoding acetoacetate decarboxylase family protein, with product MTDTVVRSGTRQGRMTLERMAGTMPVHAPIYPEPPFYYRNLELLAWTYETDEEAALDVLPDCLELSLPATATLAVLDAPICTLGSYQEAFISIAATFEGEPVQYVVNNLLTSDAAIAVGREIWGVPKKLGHIELQKNDQGMIGIVERPKGTRLATGTFRPERVIPRELAKPFSVPLLTLRVIPHPEGLPPKVELIEHFSPKTNNHKLTDEWYEQQFSGPGHVNFDVESAMDPWYRLPVRRMISASYSGGPWSFELPWGRILKTY from the coding sequence ATGACCGATACCGTCGTGAGGAGCGGGACGCGGCAGGGCCGCATGACGCTCGAGCGGATGGCGGGGACCATGCCCGTCCACGCGCCGATCTATCCCGAGCCGCCGTTCTACTACCGCAATCTCGAGTTGCTCGCCTGGACGTACGAGACCGACGAGGAGGCGGCGCTCGACGTCCTGCCGGACTGTCTTGAGCTGAGCCTGCCCGCCACGGCCACACTCGCCGTGCTCGATGCGCCCATCTGCACCCTCGGCTCGTACCAGGAGGCCTTCATCAGCATCGCCGCGACGTTCGAGGGCGAGCCCGTCCAGTACGTCGTCAACAACCTCCTGACGAGCGACGCGGCGATCGCCGTCGGGCGTGAGATCTGGGGCGTGCCGAAGAAGCTCGGACACATCGAGCTGCAGAAGAACGACCAGGGCATGATCGGCATCGTCGAGCGGCCGAAGGGCACGCGGCTGGCGACCGGCACCTTCCGCCCCGAGCGCGTCATCCCTCGCGAGTTGGCGAAGCCGTTCTCCGTGCCCCTGCTCACCCTGCGCGTGATCCCCCACCCCGAGGGACTCCCGCCCAAGGTCGAGCTGATCGAGCACTTCAGTCCGAAGACGAACAACCACAAGCTCACCGACGAGTGGTACGAGCAGCAGTTCAGCGGCCCGGGTCACGTGAACTTCGACGTCGAGTCGGCGATGGACCCGTGGTACCGGCTGCCGGTCCGCCGCATGATCAGCGCCTCCTACAGCGGTGGCCCGTGGAGCTTCGAGCTGCCGTGGGGCCGCATCCTCAAGACGTACTGA